The following nucleotide sequence is from Alphaproteobacteria bacterium.
GGCGCGGCGAATTCACCCGGGCTTGCTTGACAGGGTCGCGGACCGGCTCTTATATGCGGGCCATCCGGGCGCTTAGCTCAGCGGGAGAGCGCTGCCTTCACACGGCAGAGGTCGCAAGTTCAATCCTTGCAGCGCCCACCAGGTTTTTCGTGATAAATCAGAGTATTAAAAGGCACCACCCAGCGCGATCCGGCGCCGTAAGGACGGCACCTACGCGAGAACCGGGTATCCCGCTGCCGCATTCGCCCGATCCGCACCAGCTTGCCACAGGGTCAGTGGGTTTGGATCGCGACTGCGTCCGATGGTGGTACTTGGCCGGGTGGCCGGAGCTCAGTGAACTACGTTAGGCAAGAGGAGCCGCAAATGAGCGCGTATATGATCGCCCAAGTCAGGGTAAACGATCCCGACCAATACAAGAAATACCTGGCCGGCTTTGCGCCGAATTTCGAAAGGCACGGCGGCCAACTGCTTGTGACGTCGAGTTTCGAAACTGAAATGATCGAGGGCAATGGGCCTTTCCGCGCACGGTGATCACGAAATTTCCAAGCCTTGATCATGCCCGCAATTGGTACAATGACCCCGACTATCGAGAACTGGCGAAACACCGCCATCGCTCGGCCGACGCCAATCTCGTTCTCGTCGACGGCATCGCTTAATACCCATTGTACACTGCGCTCCAATCCGGAGCGGTCGTGCCCTATTCGCCCGCACGAGCATTTGCGAACCGGCGCAGGTCTTCGAGCAGGTCGGGGTCGTTGATGATTCGCGGGACCTTGTTCTGGCCGCCGAGTTTGCCGCGGTGTTTCATCCAGGCATAGAACGTGCCCGGCTCCGCGATTTCGATCCGCGGTGCCACCATGCCGGCGCGGTGGGCGCGATAATCTTCGTTATCCGCGATTAGCGCTTCGTCGACAAGGGCGCCGAAGCGGGCGACCGCATCCGGTCCCGGCGTCGCGTTCCTGAATTCGACGACATAGACATGGCCGCCGCGGGTTTGATCGGCGGTTGGAAAGACGGGCCCGACGGAAAAGTCGGCGATGTGAGCATCGATAGCCATGGCGGCGGCGCTAACCGCCGCTTCGATTTCGACATCGATCAGATGCTCGCCGAAGGCCGACAACATATAAGTCGTCCGTCCCGTCACCAGGACACGCGGTGGGTCCCGGTCGATCAGTTTCACCGTGTCGCCGATCACGTAGGACCACAGGCCCGAACAAGTGGTGAGCACCAGTGCGTAGTCGAGGCCGGTTTCGGCGGTTGCCAGCCAATGGCGCGTCGGATGGGCCGATGCGAGTTCGTCGCGGGGCACGAATTCGAAAAACAGTCCGTTGTCGAGGATCAATCTGAGCCCCTCGCCGTCACCGCGATCGGCAATCGCGATAAAGCCCTCACTGGCTGGATAGACCTCACGGGTCACCGCCATACTGCCGTCCAGCCATTCGTCGAAGGATGACCGATAGGGCGCGAAGTTGACCGCGCCGTGAACGATCATCTCAAGATTGGGGAAGTATTCGGCCAAACGCCGCGTCGGTCGTGGGCTCTTTTCGACCAGCCGGTCAAACAGGACCAGCAACCAACTCGGTGTACCGCTGATCGAACGGATATCCTCGCCGAGGGCCGCCGCGGCGAGCGCCTCGATGCGGCTTTCCCAATCCGGAATGGCCTCCAAGGCGCGCGGCGGAAAGTAGCGCAGACGCGCCCACCACGGCATGACCGTGGCCGCGATGCCGCTGAGGTCGGCGGTGGATATTCCCGGCGCCAGCCGGTGCAGGGCGGAGCTGCCGCCAAGCATGAAGTTGAGGCCACCGAGCAGGCGCGTCCGCGGCCGGTTGGCGACGTGGTGGACGAGAATATCGAGGCCGGCCCGCGTGTTGGCGCGGATCATCTCCCGGGTGCAGGGGATATGCTTGGTGCGGCCGGTCGTCGTGCCGGACGTTTCGGCAAAGAACGGGATCGTTCCCGGCCACGTACAATCGACCAGACGCGGAAAATCGGATGACCAGTAATGCTGCCAGAATTCGTCGAATGTCCGCAAGGGGACCCGGTCTTGGAATTCCTCGATTGTTGCGACGCCATCCAGCCCGTGGTCGCGGCCGAACCTGGTACCCCGTCCGCGCTCGATCAACTTCATAAGCTGCTGCCGTTGTGCCGAGACCGGATCTTGCTTCACCAGGCGGTGCAAACGCCGCTTGGCGTAAGACCTCAACAGGGGCGTGGCGTCGAGCATCGAGCCTCCGCAGAATCGGCTGAGGTCATGGGCGCAATACTGTCTCTCCGACCGCGCCTTTGCGCACGGCCTCGAGGGTCAGCGGAACCTTGATGTACTGCCCCTGACGCCACAGCGGAATCTGATCGAGAAAGGCGGCGCTATTGAACCACCCGTCCTGGCCGCCGAGTAGGACAAAATAATTGGCATCGGGATCGGCGAGATCGGAGATGTGCCGCGCATTGGAGCCGTAGCGGACCGCATGGCGTTCGCCGGCCGGCCCGTGCGCCGTTTTCATCAGCGCTTCAGAGCTCCCGCCGGCGGGGAAGTCGCCGAACTGAAACCGGTCGCCCACCAAGGGCAAATTGCCAAGCGGGTGCTGGACGACGAGCCGGTGCCGATCCCCCCAACTGTCGCCGCTTTCCGCCGCAGCCGCGGCCGCCGCCAATCCGGCCCCAAGCGCGGCACGCAGGCGGGTCTCGTCGACGGTGGCGATGTCCTCGCGTGTCAGACGTTGGGCCCGGTCGATGCCGGCATAGGCGGCCCAATCCTGGTCGCCAAGGGAGACCTCGTAAAATTCGGCCAGGAACGCGGCGCGGAAGGCTTCGAACACCGCGGCCGCCCGCGATTCGGCCCGGTAGTGGCCGTCCCACATCTCAATCATTTCGACGGCTTCCGCCTCGCCCGGCGCAATATCTCCGCTCAGGTCGAGAGCATTGATTCTGGCCACCAGCAAATCGCGCAACAGAACCGACGTTTTCATGTAAACGTCCTGTTGAAGCCGGGCCAGTGTCTCAAAGCCGACCGTGTCCGTGCCTTCGATAATTTCCGTCATCCGCTCCACGCGGTCATCGGGCGAAAAGAAATAGCCGACCGGCACCGGCGCCGGACCGGGATCGTTGTTGGCGGATACCAGATATCCAAGTTCCGGATTCATTTTCGACGGCAGGTCGGCGGTGCCGACGGTCGAACGCCAGTCCGCCGTATGGGCGTCTTCGGAAACGATCAGATCGGCTGGCGGTTCGCCATTGCGGCGTGGCAAACGGACCGCCATGATCATGCCGATGTTCCCGGCGCGGTCGGCGTAAAGCATGTTCTGGCCGGGCACGGCAAAGCTATCGAAGGCGGCCTTGAATGCTTCGAAATCCTGCGCCCGGCTTACCTTGAGAAACGTCGTAAACTCGTCGCTCGGCATGTTGCCGATCCAACGCAACGCGAATTCGGGTCCGTCGAGATCGGCAAGCTGAGGCGCGTCGGACAGGATCGGGCCCCATTTGGTTTCGCGGATCGTAACGTCCTCGTCCAGCCACC
It contains:
- a CDS encoding GH3 auxin-responsive promoter family protein, producing MLDATPLLRSYAKRRLHRLVKQDPVSAQRQQLMKLIERGRGTRFGRDHGLDGVATIEEFQDRVPLRTFDEFWQHYWSSDFPRLVDCTWPGTIPFFAETSGTTTGRTKHIPCTREMIRANTRAGLDILVHHVANRPRTRLLGGLNFMLGGSSALHRLAPGISTADLSGIAATVMPWWARLRYFPPRALEAIPDWESRIEALAAAALGEDIRSISGTPSWLLVLFDRLVEKSPRPTRRLAEYFPNLEMIVHGAVNFAPYRSSFDEWLDGSMAVTREVYPASEGFIAIADRGDGEGLRLILDNGLFFEFVPRDELASAHPTRHWLATAETGLDYALVLTTCSGLWSYVIGDTVKLIDRDPPRVLVTGRTTYMLSAFGEHLIDVEIEAAVSAAAMAIDAHIADFSVGPVFPTADQTRGGHVYVVEFRNATPGPDAVARFGALVDEALIADNEDYRAHRAGMVAPRIEIAEPGTFYAWMKHRGKLGGQNKVPRIINDPDLLEDLRRFANARAGE
- a CDS encoding penicillin acylase family protein gives rise to the protein MAIRRIVMGRVIGIVALGLLPACGVLAPLPDPSSLQDRAHSIPTEGTPIDSPVTIYWDSHQIPFIEASSDTDAAFALGLVHAHLRLGQMEMFRRISQGRIAEMGGPLATDIDHGLRILDFSRVASEIEAGLPDETRAWLGSFVAGINYYAENAASLPAEFEILGLEREVWTVRDIIVMGRLAATDVNWLVWFNLLPMRQRADWPQLWTRLVGNGSVPLLESSGREDRLRLADILAGTSRSGSNSVAVGPSRTATGSAIMANDPHLGLLIPNLWLIVGVKSPSYHAVGLMASGLPLFAIGRNPAVAWGGTNLRAAASELVDLSELSPPEITSRQETIGVRWWLDEDVTIRETKWGPILSDAPQLADLDGPEFALRWIGNMPSDEFTTFLKVSRAQDFEAFKAAFDSFAVPGQNMLYADRAGNIGMIMAVRLPRRNGEPPADLIVSEDAHTADWRSTVGTADLPSKMNPELGYLVSANNDPGPAPVPVGYFFSPDDRVERMTEIIEGTDTVGFETLARLQQDVYMKTSVLLRDLLVARINALDLSGDIAPGEAEAVEMIEMWDGHYRAESRAAAVFEAFRAAFLAEFYEVSLGDQDWAAYAGIDRAQRLTREDIATVDETRLRAALGAGLAAAAAAAESGDSWGDRHRLVVQHPLGNLPLVGDRFQFGDFPAGGSSEALMKTAHGPAGERHAVRYGSNARHISDLADPDANYFVLLGGQDGWFNSAAFLDQIPLWRQGQYIKVPLTLEAVRKGAVGETVLRP
- a CDS encoding DUF1330 domain-containing protein, encoding MSAYMIAQVRVNDPDQYKKYLAGFAPNFERHGGQLLVTSSFETEMIEGNGPFRAR
- a CDS encoding DUF1330 domain-containing protein; its protein translation is MITKFPSLDHARNWYNDPDYRELAKHRHRSADANLVLVDGIA